A DNA window from Gigantopelta aegis isolate Gae_Host chromosome 4, Gae_host_genome, whole genome shotgun sequence contains the following coding sequences:
- the LOC121372364 gene encoding uncharacterized protein DDB_G0290685-like: MCLSGLSSKCNVKCLRSFRVSDDDVDDDDSDAVDSTSGYDDFSETDGHETDEDDYSTVDGQETDGDDYNTSGGYETDEDNYNGPGEYESDEDNYNGHDEDNYNGPDGYETDEDNYNGPDGYKTDEDNYNGLGGYETDEDNYNRPDGYETNDNYNGPDGYETDKDNYNRPDGYETHKDNYNGPGGYETNKDNYNGPGGYETNEDNYNGPGGYETNKDNYNGPGGYETNKDNYNGPGGYETNKDNYNGPGGYETNKDNYNGPGGYETNENNYGTSDGYETQEDNYGGYETQENNYGTSDGYETQEDNYGGYDTQENNYGTSDGYETQEDNYGGYETQEDIYGNFGGYETHEDNYGGYETQNNYGTSGGQNTENEGDSYDTLSEHQTDEDNYDMS, encoded by the exons ATGTGTTTGTCAGGTCTGAGTTCGAAGTGCAACGTCAAATGTTTAAGGA GTTTCCGTGTTAGTGATGATGATGTAGATGATGACGATAGCGATGCAGTTGATTCTACCTCTGGTTATGATGATTTTAGTGAAACTGATGGTCACGAAACAGACGAAGATGATTATAGCACGGTTGATGGGCAAGAAACCGATGGAGATGATTATAACACGTCTGGTGGGTACGAAACTGACGAAGATAATTATAACGGGCCTGGTGAATACGAAAGTGATGAAGATAATTATAACGGGCATG ATGAAGATAATTATAACGGGCCTGATGGATACGAAACGGACGAAGATAATTATAACGGGCCTGATGGATACAAAACAGACGAAGATAATTATAACGGGCTTGGTGGATACGAAACGGACGAAGATAATTATAACAGGCCTGATGGATACGAAACAAACGATAATTATAACGGGCCTGATGGATACGAAACTGACAAAGATAATTATAACAGGCCTGATGGATACGAAACACACAAAGATAATTATAACGGGCCTGGTGGAtacgaaacaaacaaagataATTATAACGGGCCTGGTGGATACGAAACAAACGAAGATAATTATAACGGGCCTGGTGGAtacgaaacaaacaaagataATTATAACGGGCCTGGTGGAtacgaaacaaacaaagataATTATAACGGGCCTGGTGGAtacgaaacaaacaaagataATTATAACGGGCCTGGTGGAtacgaaacaaacaaagataATTATAACGGGCCTGGTGGATACGAAACAAACGAAAATAATTATGGCACATCTGATGGATACGAAACTCAAGAAGATAATTATGGCGGATACGAAACTCAAGAAAATAATTATGGCACGTCTGATGGATACGAAACTCAAGAAGATAATTATGGCGGATACGATACTCAAGAAAATAATTATGGCACGTCTGATGGATACGAAACTCAAGAAGATAATTATGGTGGATACGAAACACAAGAAGATATTTATGGCAATTTTGGTGGATACGAAACTCACGAAGATAATTATGGTGGATACGAAACTCAAAATAATTATGGCACGTCTGGCGGACAAAATACTGAGAATGAAGGAGACAGTTATGACACACTGAGTGAACACCAAACTGACGAAGATAATTACGACATGTCATAG